The Macrobrachium rosenbergii isolate ZJJX-2024 chromosome 8, ASM4041242v1, whole genome shotgun sequence genome includes a region encoding these proteins:
- the LOC136840758 gene encoding ectonucleoside triphosphate diphosphohydrolase 1-like isoform X1, translating to MKVTVWSSLSGKLSGHLTMNVPATHTIRRLLESYCKHKGVTSSGYVIRSKDNLLLNPNKSLEECSIDDGDILTLGLGDDEEQTFGFGSWFMVTVVSLLIGGIGLTYTIWTFLEPLPSVQKYGIVMDAGSSHSEIYVFSWDGQKHRDTGDVTLDHRCFMAGGVGSFVENVDDLSRYLEKCLKETKENVPQPFHKDTPFYVEATAGMRILRDFDPEGANLVLATIREILKTMTSFQIIHNNIEIIEGSEEGASGWTAVNYLSGHLTKDKEPTSAALDVGGASVQITQEVIGNGTWTPENLTLYRHNYTVLSQSFLCYGIGEAEHRYGYFLVNDNGTLKNEIFIDPCLAEGVTHNITADELNGPCTRTDDSKPVLMGVNQLKWHKLKKIFKNYKASEAEHDSDMTEYVDSVTSEMNSNSDPKISDIIVTKGSSNPPLCNDRMKRLFDLNLCKETFTYGDCFNSKSLPPVSGDLVAFSGLFEQLMKALGLKAGTSLKEFETAVFEVCSLNADDLYKRFPDVDKALVEDLCFDAMYIYNLMTAGLGIDSSEWKLIQFTDEINNTAVDWTMGFMINRTTAFPAVIPVKPLSPPVFSLLLILFGSFLISGILFCWHSYKIKYHSTSYQRVIADHIDQELHRFI from the exons ATGAAGGTTACTGTGTGGAGTTCCCTTAGTGGAAAATTGTCAGGCCATTTGACAATGAATGTTCCTGCAACTCACACCATAAGGAGATTGCTTGAAAGCTACTGCAAGCATAAG GGTGTAACTTCCAGTGGCTATGTAATAAGAAGCAAGGACAATTTACTTCTGAATCCAAATAAGAGCCTTGAAGAATGCAGTATTGATGATGGAGACATTCTCACTCTTGGCCTTGGAG ATGATGAAGAACAAACTTTTGGGTTTGGAAGTTGGTTTATGGTCACTGTTGTATCACTGCTAATCGGTGGAATTGGGTTAACATATACTATTTGGACATTCTTAGAACCTCTACCCTCTGTGCAGAAG TACGGAATAGTCATGGATGCTGGTTCGTCTCATAGTGAAATTTATGTGTTCTCCTGGGATGGCCAGAAACACCGagatactggagatgtaactctcGATCACAGATGCTTTATGGCAG GTGGTGTTGGCAGCTTTGTTGAAAATGTTGATGACTTAAGTAGGTACTTGGAAAAATGCCtcaaagaaaccaaagaaaacgTTCCACAACCGTTTCATAAGGATACTCCATTTTATGTAGAGGCAACTGCAGGGATGAGGATCTTAAG GGACTTTGATCCAGAAGGTGCAAATCTGGTACTGGCTACCATCAGAGAAATACTTAAAACAATGACCTCATTTCAAATCATCcacaataatattgaaataattgaAGGATCAGAAGAAGGAGCAAGTGGCTGGACAGCTGTAAATTACCTTTCTGGGCATCTTACAAAA GATAAAGAACCAACATCAGCTGCCCTAGATGTTGGCGGGGCATCTGTGCAGATAACACAAGAGGTGATAGGTAATGGGACATGGACACCTGAGAACCTAACTCTTTATAGACATAATTACAC gGTTCTCAGTCAGTCCTTTTTGTGCTATGGAATTGGAGAAGCTGAGCATCGTTATGGTTATTTTCTGGTTAATGACAATGgaactttgaaaaatgaaatttttatagacCCTTGTTTAGCTGAAGGTGTTACACACAACATAACTGCAGATGAGCTAAATGGTCCATGCACTCGTACAGATGACTCTAAACCTGTCCTGATGGGAGTTAATCAATTGAAATGGCACaaacttaagaaaatatttaaaaattataaagcgAGTGAAGCAGAGCACGACAGTGATATGACCGAATATGTGGACAGTGTAACCAGTGAAATGAATAGCAATAGTGACCCCAAAATATCAGACATCATAGTTACCAAAGGTTCCAGTAATCCTCCATTATGTAATGATAGAATGAAAAGATTGTTTGATTTGAATTTATGCAAGGAAACGTTTACCTATGGCGACTGCTTCAATTCCAAGTCTCTCCCTCCAGTATCTGGTGATTTAGTG GCCTTTTCTGGTTTGTTTGAGCAGCTAATGAAAGCATTAGGTTTAAAAGCAGGAACTAGTCTAAAGGAGTTTGAAACAGCAGTGTTTGAAGTTTGTTCGTTAAATGCGGATGACCTCTACAAGAGATTTCCAG atGTAGACAAAGCTTTAGTAGAGGATCTGTGCTTTGATGCTATGTATATTTACAACCTAATGACTGCTGGTCTTGGTATTGATAGCTCAGAATGGAAACTGATACAGTTTACTGATGAG ATTAATAACACTGCAGTAGATTGGACTATGGGTTTTATGATAAATCGTACAACAGCGTTTCCTGCAGTTATACCTGTAAAACCTCTGAGTCCTCCTGTGTTTAGTCTTCTCTTGATACTGTTTGGATCCTTTTTGATAAGCGGCATCTTGTTCTGCTGGCACTCTTACAAGATAAAGTACCATAGCACTTCATACCAAAG GGTTATTGCTGATCACATTGACCAAGAACTTCATAGATTCATATAG
- the LOC136840758 gene encoding ectonucleoside triphosphate diphosphohydrolase 3-like isoform X2 yields the protein MMETFSLLALEYGIVMDAGSSHSEIYVFSWDGQKHRDTGDVTLDHRCFMAGGVGSFVENVDDLSRYLEKCLKETKENVPQPFHKDTPFYVEATAGMRILRDFDPEGANLVLATIREILKTMTSFQIIHNNIEIIEGSEEGASGWTAVNYLSGHLTKDKEPTSAALDVGGASVQITQEVIGNGTWTPENLTLYRHNYTVLSQSFLCYGIGEAEHRYGYFLVNDNGTLKNEIFIDPCLAEGVTHNITADELNGPCTRTDDSKPVLMGVNQLKWHKLKKIFKNYKASEAEHDSDMTEYVDSVTSEMNSNSDPKISDIIVTKGSSNPPLCNDRMKRLFDLNLCKETFTYGDCFNSKSLPPVSGDLVAFSGLFEQLMKALGLKAGTSLKEFETAVFEVCSLNADDLYKRFPDVDKALVEDLCFDAMYIYNLMTAGLGIDSSEWKLIQFTDEINNTAVDWTMGFMINRTTAFPAVIPVKPLSPPVFSLLLILFGSFLISGILFCWHSYKIKYHSTSYQRVIADHIDQELHRFI from the exons ATGATGGAGACATTCTCACTCTTGGCCTTGGAG TACGGAATAGTCATGGATGCTGGTTCGTCTCATAGTGAAATTTATGTGTTCTCCTGGGATGGCCAGAAACACCGagatactggagatgtaactctcGATCACAGATGCTTTATGGCAG GTGGTGTTGGCAGCTTTGTTGAAAATGTTGATGACTTAAGTAGGTACTTGGAAAAATGCCtcaaagaaaccaaagaaaacgTTCCACAACCGTTTCATAAGGATACTCCATTTTATGTAGAGGCAACTGCAGGGATGAGGATCTTAAG GGACTTTGATCCAGAAGGTGCAAATCTGGTACTGGCTACCATCAGAGAAATACTTAAAACAATGACCTCATTTCAAATCATCcacaataatattgaaataattgaAGGATCAGAAGAAGGAGCAAGTGGCTGGACAGCTGTAAATTACCTTTCTGGGCATCTTACAAAA GATAAAGAACCAACATCAGCTGCCCTAGATGTTGGCGGGGCATCTGTGCAGATAACACAAGAGGTGATAGGTAATGGGACATGGACACCTGAGAACCTAACTCTTTATAGACATAATTACAC gGTTCTCAGTCAGTCCTTTTTGTGCTATGGAATTGGAGAAGCTGAGCATCGTTATGGTTATTTTCTGGTTAATGACAATGgaactttgaaaaatgaaatttttatagacCCTTGTTTAGCTGAAGGTGTTACACACAACATAACTGCAGATGAGCTAAATGGTCCATGCACTCGTACAGATGACTCTAAACCTGTCCTGATGGGAGTTAATCAATTGAAATGGCACaaacttaagaaaatatttaaaaattataaagcgAGTGAAGCAGAGCACGACAGTGATATGACCGAATATGTGGACAGTGTAACCAGTGAAATGAATAGCAATAGTGACCCCAAAATATCAGACATCATAGTTACCAAAGGTTCCAGTAATCCTCCATTATGTAATGATAGAATGAAAAGATTGTTTGATTTGAATTTATGCAAGGAAACGTTTACCTATGGCGACTGCTTCAATTCCAAGTCTCTCCCTCCAGTATCTGGTGATTTAGTG GCCTTTTCTGGTTTGTTTGAGCAGCTAATGAAAGCATTAGGTTTAAAAGCAGGAACTAGTCTAAAGGAGTTTGAAACAGCAGTGTTTGAAGTTTGTTCGTTAAATGCGGATGACCTCTACAAGAGATTTCCAG atGTAGACAAAGCTTTAGTAGAGGATCTGTGCTTTGATGCTATGTATATTTACAACCTAATGACTGCTGGTCTTGGTATTGATAGCTCAGAATGGAAACTGATACAGTTTACTGATGAG ATTAATAACACTGCAGTAGATTGGACTATGGGTTTTATGATAAATCGTACAACAGCGTTTCCTGCAGTTATACCTGTAAAACCTCTGAGTCCTCCTGTGTTTAGTCTTCTCTTGATACTGTTTGGATCCTTTTTGATAAGCGGCATCTTGTTCTGCTGGCACTCTTACAAGATAAAGTACCATAGCACTTCATACCAAAG GGTTATTGCTGATCACATTGACCAAGAACTTCATAGATTCATATAG